The genomic region AGCTTCAAAAATCCATGTTTCCAATGAGAAAGTGAGGAGGAGGGAAATGAGGGAAATAAGCAAAAAATATAGGGGTGGCTGTTACATAAAACGCTACTGTCAGGTATAACATTTGTTGCTATCATCCATTTGGAAAACTGAAAATGCTGTGGAGAGTAATaatgaccataagaacataagaagagccatgcttGATCAGACTAAAGGACTATCTAGTGCAGCATTTTGTGCACACAGGGGCCAACCAGCTGCCCTCTAGGAAAGCCacaagcaggaggaggaggaagagggtttataacccccctttctcgcctgtaaggagactcaaaatgggcttacaatctcctttcctttcccccctcacaacaaacaccctgcaaggtaggcggggctgagagagctccaaagaactgtgactagcccaaggtcacccagctggcatgtgttgacatacacaagctaatctagtttaccagataagactccacagctcaagtggcagagccgggaatcaaacctggttgtccagcttggagtgcacctgctcttaaccactacaccacgccacaGAGCCTTCTTCCCGTGCTCCCCAACAACTGATTTATACAGGCATACTAGATGCAGGAGGTATCTATCATGGTTAGAAGCCAGTGTGATTAGTAGCCACGGAAGCATCAGTGATCTAACTACTCCCCATTTAATTGGGAAAACAAAACTAGGTCTTGTGACTAAGCTATGGAGACAGTAAACCCTGAAGGGCTGTTCAACCCCTCTTCCCCATTAAAGTGGTGGGCAGCTAGAACTTAGGGGTGGAAACCTGGCACAAAGCAAGCAGGCGAGGTCTCTCTCTCTGAAGCTGGCAAGCAGGTGAGGGGAAGAAGAGGGCAAGGAAAGGCCTGTAGATTTCCTTGTGTAGCGAGAGTCCTGCCACAGGGTGAAGAGAAACAACAATCACCATCAAAAGCCCCAATGGTGCAGTTTACAGAGGGAGGTACTGTTGGGGTCACAGAGTTGCTCCTCTTGCCTCAAGTCTTGGCTGGGGCCACCCACTAAAGACAGCAAAGGGAGTGGGTGTGGGGATGCCTCCGGTCCAGGAACTGGCATAGAGGCAGGACCTCATGGGCCATTTCTGCAACAGAAGAAGAGGGGAAATATTAAGGATGGAATTCCCAAGCCCTCTGTGTCTTCAAAGGTTTTTGCTCTTTGATAAAACACAAGTGGGCTACTATAGGGGCTTCCGGAGCTGTGGCATTCAGCAGCACCTCACCCAAAGGAAACGGGGGCTGCCATGCAGAGGTCCCCAGCCCTGCATTTCTTCTACCGCCCCCCAACCTGGCTCCACCATTCCCCCTTTCTATGCTTTCAAGCTGCAGCTGATGTACAGTAACccttcatgggattttcaaggccagacagttcagaggtggtctgctatTGCCCACCTCTGCCTAATGACTctggattccttggtggtctcccctccaaatagcaaacaaggctgaccctgcttagcttctgggatctgctgagatcaggctagcctagaccaTCCCTCTATCCATTCATTTTGCTACCACTCCACGGCAGTACAGACTAAGAGGTAACCAGGGAAAAGTGACAGTGAGGTGTTACCTAGCAGTAGCTTTCCCCTAAtgattagggatgccaacctccaggtggtggctgcaaATCTCTGGGGATCACATCtcctctccagagatcagtttacctggagaaagtggccacttcggaaggtggactctatggcattcgacctcattgaagtcccttcccaaacaatactgtcctcaggctccacccccaaatcttcaagtatttccccacttagagctggcaaccctactattgATGCCTAACCAATCCCCCTCATGGGAGTTCAGCAGCATCCAGTACCTTTAGAGGGTGCAAGAAGACTGTTGGCGCTATCCTGGGTCCGGGGAGGCCTTGCTCAAGGGTCCGGCTCAGGTGGGCAATGTAGCTGGTTGCCAGGAGAAGCACGTCTAACTTGGAGAGCTTGGTGTCAGGTGGGACCGTGGGCAGTGCCGCTTGCAGCGCCAAGAATGCCTGATGGAGAGTCCGCACACGGCTTCGCTCCCGAGCAGCATTCACCGGGCACTGCACCTTCTCGGCAGCTCCGAGGGCAAGAGCAGCACGCCTCCGGCCCTGCGTGGAGGAAGCAGCCGCTTGAGAGACACGGACAAGTGGACTTGCCTCCAGCCCAGCTGCTTAGAATTGCcagcttcccctcccaccctctgcTTAAAGTTTCCCCAAGAACTGGAGCAGCTTGGCTCTACCCCATCTCCGCAATCTGCCCTGGTTCCTCAAATGCTCCAGGCAGCTTCATCCTCTGCTGTCCTGTCTCTTCAATAAGTGCAACTATTTAAGCCCAGTTCAGAAAGCACCTACAAGATTTCACAGTTCCAGATAGTCTGAATCCCACAATACTAAGaagctaacagtgcagtccttaacagagtgacacccttctaagccctctGAGGTCCATGTGCTTAGAAGGGTGTCACTCTGCTCGGGATTGCACTGTCAGCACACCCACCAACCTCGTACTGTGAAGCATCTCCTGCTATTCCCCCCCAAGTGTGTTTCATTCATTACCCCTTTTGTGGCTGAGATCTGTGGTCCATCGCTGGGCAGCAGGGTCTCTCTTCTGCCGGTTTTCCTCTGGCCCCTGCTCCGTTCCGCTCGTCCCATCCTCCTAGTGCCAAAGGAAGACCACGTCTTCCTTTGGATGTCTTTGCAACTCCCACAATGTGGGAGATTAGTTGGTTTAAGGGTCCCGGTGTCCAGCGTGAGTAGTTGTTGAGCAGCGCCCACCTCCTTGAACTCAAACATCCCTCTTGCTACTGGTACAGAGGCCAAAAGGCACCCAGTGTACCTCATCAGCTGGCGGTTTCCAGGAAGGGCAGAAGTTGTAGTTACCACTGTGCTGTTGCAGAGAGAGATGCTGACTCCTGGTGGATTCCCTGGGAGCCTGCCTTGCCTCCCAACCCCCCATGCAGTGCACAGTTTTCCTGGGAGGTCCAAACACCAGCCCAGCCCCCCTGTTGTTCTGGGAAAGCTTGGCCAGCTCCACCTCGGATCCTCTCATCAGGCAGAACCCCCAAAGGACTAGGAATCAGCGCTGAGAAGAAAATGACacaatgcatgaagctgccttatactgagtatACCCTTGGCCCATcagagtcagtattgtctacaaaGACTGgccagcagctctctggggtttCAGGTCTTGCACATCACCCAGTGCCTgattccttttaactggagatgctaggaactgaacctgggaccttctgcacgccgAGCAgactctatcactgagccacagcccttccctgtGTCCTGTTAGCCTACTAAACAGGGGCTTAGTTACATTATATTCTATCtacctcagtggttctcaaccttcctaatgccgcgaccctttaatacagttcctcatattgtggtgacccccaaccctaacatttgtccattttacagatggagaacactgatgcagagagtcctagatgacccctgtgaaagggtcgtttgacccccaaaggggtcctgacccacaggttgagaaccactgatctacctGTGGGTCTTCCCTGCCAAATGGCACATAGAGGACCCAAATCTTGGCATCACTCCAGAGGCTACCCTTAAAGTTAGACTACTAGCCCATGTAGCCTAGAATGGTCCACTCTGACAGGTTCTATCCTCAGCCCTGCTACCAA from Sphaerodactylus townsendi isolate TG3544 linkage group LG01, MPM_Stown_v2.3, whole genome shotgun sequence harbors:
- the TCF23 gene encoding transcription factor 23 isoform X2, whose translation is MALKSGQGIIGWIQDASSESGITAKEVHGAFLSWGRRRAALALGAAEKVQCPVNAARERSRVRTLHQAFLALQAALPTVPPDTKLSKLDVLLLATSYIAHLSRTLEQGLPGPRIAPTVFLHPLKKWPMRSCLYASSWTGGIPTPTPFAVFSGWPQPRLEARGATL
- the TCF23 gene encoding transcription factor 23 isoform X1, which translates into the protein MRYTGCLLASVPVARGMFEFKEVGAAQQLLTLDTGTLKPTNLPHCGSCKDIQRKTWSSFGTRRMGRAERSRGQRKTGRRETLLPSDGPQISATKGGRRRAALALGAAEKVQCPVNAARERSRVRTLHQAFLALQAALPTVPPDTKLSKLDVLLLATSYIAHLSRTLEQGLPGPRIAPTVFLHPLKKWPMRSCLYASSWTGGIPTPTPFAVFSGWPQPRLEARGATL